AGAAAAATAAGAAGACTCCAAATACACATCTCTTGGAAACCCTAACCTCTCAGCTCTAATAACTGCCAGAGTATACCTTATCATTTCTTCAAACTCAAGAAATTGATCAATTACCTTCAAATTTCCTCTAGTCAATCTAGATTCTGATAAGCCCTTTAAAAAAAGAAAATCTTTTCTGCTTAAAACAATCTCAACATTATCAAAAAAATCTGATATACTCCACACTTTGCCAATTTTTAAATCAAGATAAGGTAATGACGATATAACATAGTAATATGAACTTAACATACCACATCTCCTAAACCAACTTTAAAACCTCTTTAAACCTTGGGTTTAAATATTCAAAAAGAACATCAGCAATAGTTTCTGATGTAAAAT
The DNA window shown above is from Borrelia anserina Es and carries:
- a CDS encoding DUF2764 family protein, with protein sequence MLSSYYYVISSLPYLDLKIGKVWSISDFFDNVEIVLSRKDFLFLKGLSESRLTRGNLKVIDQFLEFEEMIRYTLAVIRAERLGFPRDVYLESSYFSSYYLGILKSLCLKENPFEVDLGLDMLKWLFLTELEVGNEFNFEKLVIYFLKLMLISRRSLFREEIGEKNFDDVCQELSMQITKNF